In Conger conger chromosome 5, fConCon1.1, whole genome shotgun sequence, the DNA window CGTTTTTGGGCATCGGGTGGTTAAGACTCTTTAGGAATGGGCGGAAGGGCACAGTTGACCTGGAAGCGCGTCTCGTCTGAAATCCCATACTGCTCCAAGGGGTCCTGCCaacgagcgagagagagaagacgGCGAATGAAAGATTAATCGCGAGGAGCTCGGTGGAGTCTGGCAGAGtaagggggggggaagggccaCTCACTTTACCGGTCATCCGGTGGATTTCAGTGCGATAGAGGATGAGGTTCTTCCTCATGAACTCgtaactgcaggagagagacacaaacacagaccacatGTAAACATGGACTAGCTACGCCAGGACCAACACCCAGCATAgcttgagacacacacacagaccttgcTTGAGTGATGGAGTCAATCCATTCCGAGCACTGCTCCTGGGAGTCACATTCAAACACGTATTTCCGCTCTGCCTCGTCCAGGAACGCTGCAAGGACAGAAACATCCGGTGAGGAGGACCCagcgacacacagacacagataaatTCACTTAATCGGGACAGGTGACAGGACAAGACTATCACCACCCCTGTGAAACCTCTCAGAGCTGCCATTGTCAGGCTTTAGAAACTGCAGGACCACAAGATGCACCACAGTTACTGTAAGTTGGCTAGTTACTGGTGAACCCAATTCAGTTGTGTTCAGTGGTGGAACTCACCGATTGAAAAGGCCTGGTCATCTTCCCTCTCCACCCGACACTGTTCCAAGAGCAATGCCCCTAGAGGCTACGGGAAAGGACAGAATGTATTTTAACTGGCAGCAGCTGCCGTTGACCGATACATCGTCGGGAGAGCAATACCTCCCTGCACGCAGGCGCATTTTTAATCTGTCATCAAAATCCTGAGGTTTACCTCTTCTTCGTCAGTACGGaaataaaacaggaaattaaCCACCAACTTGACCAGCCGCTTCTTCACTACTGATGGGTAAAAGAAAAGAGGAACCCATCAGGAAAGCGATAGAGAAACAGAAACCTGAAATGCGACAACGTAATCACTTAAGTATCAGCTTCCTCATAACACACTAGGTCATTAGAACGGCAATGATTTACATACTTTCCATTCCACATTGCCAGCAACATATTATTGACACTGAACTTGTTTGGATAACAAGCAGCGAGTATAAACTTCCACTAGCTTGCGGAGAGAACTATGCAGTTGATAACCAGGCTAGACACCTGCACTGGCACAGAAATAGGCAGATTGCCAGACGATAAATAAATGGGTGAATCCATACCATCGCCTTTCTTCGGTCTCTTCATGCCCAGCTCCGCTGCTCTCTCGGAGGGCTGGCGGCTCAAGAAGATCAGCTCCTTTTCGTTAAATCGCATCCCGGCACCTCGCACTACAACCCGGCTGTCGTCATACTGGTCAATCCAGTCCTTTTGTATGGGCCGAGTCGATtcatatataaacaaaaaatgtttgtgtccctttgttcccccccccccccccaattaaaATCCACAGTACCTATATCCGCGTCTGTCAATATTGATGATCGCTAGATAGCAATTCAACAAAGACACGAACTTGCAAGacccctccctttcccttcGGCTGAATCGTCCTATTGGTGTTCACCGGATTAGTATTAGCAAAATATTTACTTCTCTATTTCTATACATTATGTCGCTCGACGGCTAATGCTAGCTTGTTACGCAGGCTATGCCTGGAAGTGTTTGAATATTTATTCAAACTACCAAGGAAGCTTGCCCTGTGGGTCGAAGTTTCCCCCACACCCTCGCCGTTTAGGCACTCCCCCTGACGCGATATCACTCGGAAATCGGAAGTTTGCGTGTTCGCCGccatgttggggggggggggggggggtaaaaacaCTGTGGGTTTGATCGTTTTCCTTGAGAAAGAAAGTTGTTGTGCAGCTGCTAGAGCACCAATCCTGAACCAGTTTCCAATTTCCTGGAACGAACAGCTTTGTTCGGATTACGGTTGCATTAACTGGCCCAGGTGGTGGATCAATATTTGGGGCTCTATCGCCTACAGTGGGAGCAAGCGAGAGAATCTTGTCAATCGTGGTTCCTAAATTTGTGGGGCAACTTACTCGTTCTGAAATGTGGTTTAGGGAGTATGGCATCTTTCACCCACCTCTTATAATACAGAAAATCCCTTCCTTCCCACGTATAATATTTATCGTGTGAATAAACACCTCGTCCAAAACAACGCCTGTCCGTGAATGATAACCAGAGACTGACAGATCAGTGAAGACATTCTGATAAGCAAACGGTGTCAATAAAGTTTTAAATCTCACGCCGGAAGTGTTCTGCAACGCATGCGCACATGATTTTGTTGCAAGTGAGGTCGGCGTTGCGCCGTCGTTGAGTTCTTTGGTAAgctaacattttcatttaatgcgTTTGACTTTTACCATCTTCAATGTGTTATGCTTCTGTGTTTCATGATATGATCACTTAGTTTAGTTTAAGTAACGTTAACTCCAGATCTAAAATGTAGAACGTATGATAAGCAGCTATCTAGCTAACGTTTGTTAGCGAGTTGAattggctaacgttagccagctagccaAGTCCAATGAAAACCgattagctaactagctggatGGACTTTCAAATAAACACAACGTGTTTCGCTTTAGTTTCTCATACGATGAGTGTACATAGATATACATCTACAAGAAatcacaataaacaaacaagttAACTAACTTAACAGCGAAATAATTATCTAGATTGCaacttaactttttttttgcaattgatTTTGTCAATTTATCCTTAATCTTAAACCTTGCTGGTCTGCAGTTTTACACGACGAATTTGAGTTCGGCGCTCTTGGCAGAGGTCCTCACGGCCAGCAACCATGGATTTCCAACACCGGGCCGGGGGAAAGACGGGGAGCGGCGGGGTCGCCTCCGCCTCGGAGAGCAACCGGGACCGACGAGAGCGTCTTCGGCAGCTTGCTCTGGAAACCATAGATATCAACAAGGATCCCTATTTTATGAAGAATCATTTGGGCTCCTACGAGTGCAAACTGTGTCTCACCCTACACAATAATGAGGTATTGAAGCTCTCTCATGCCTcgaacaatttattttaagtgTACAATCATTTAAGGGGCAACTATTTGTTGGATATTATCATATGCACATCAGTTGATTTCCCCCAATTATTTCTTACAGGGCAGCTATTTGGCGCACACGCAAGGAAAGAAACATCAGACCAATTTGTAagtaaacttttatttttattttttgtgcccAAAACTATATGCACAATATTTTGATGAATGGTACAAGCAGGGTTCGCTGAC includes these proteins:
- the plekhj1 gene encoding pleckstrin homology domain-containing family J member 1 isoform X1; protein product: MRFNEKELIFLSRQPSERAAELGMKRPKKGDVVKKRLVKLVVNFLFYFRTDEEEPLGALLLEQCRVEREDDQAFSIAFLDEAERKYVFECDSQEQCSEWIDSITQASYEFMRKNLILYRTEIHRMTGKDPLEQYGISDETRFQVNCALPPIPKES
- the plekhj1 gene encoding pleckstrin homology domain-containing family J member 1 isoform X2, producing MRFNEKELIFLSRQPSERAAELGMKRPKKGDVVKKRLVKLVVNFLFYFRTDEEEPLGALLLEQCRVEREDDQAFSIAFLDEAERKYVFECDSQEQCSEWIDSITQASYEFMRKNLILYRTEIHRMTGPLGAVWDFRRDALPGQLCPSAHS